One segment of Dolichospermum sp. DET69 DNA contains the following:
- a CDS encoding transposase produces MGVQQILLSPDKDTKAILEYLCQQSGKLYNSGVYFARQTLFKTGKLLTGKFDLIYESTVSKTRLASSLPSVVAQQTLISVSEAFKSFKELKNKFNKGELLFRPKPPSYLEGSKLFKVAFPNTGAGKPTLENNQIRFPLGLTVKRWFGISEFFLPMPINLDFSKIKELTIFPKNGAFYLELSYLVEPEITDLNISEALSIDLGTADNLAACVDTLGNSFLIDSRKLKADNQLWNKKVSTKKEGKSSDYWDSWLDRVTRKRNHQMRDGINKSARLIIDHCLKNKIGNLVLGWNDGFKLNSNMGNLNNQKFVQMPLGKLKDRLNQLCCQYGINFHLTEESYTSKSSFLDGDSLPKYGVSEAGRSPKPEGWKASGRRILRGLYLTGEKFLVNADLNGSANILKKVTGKLKLNLSKLTRRCLTTVTRIRLN; encoded by the coding sequence ATGGGAGTTCAACAAATCCTATTATCCCCTGATAAAGATACTAAAGCAATATTAGAGTACCTTTGTCAACAATCGGGTAAACTCTATAACTCAGGGGTCTATTTTGCTAGACAAACACTTTTCAAAACTGGTAAGTTACTCACTGGTAAATTTGACCTAATATATGAGTCAACTGTGAGCAAGACCAGATTAGCAAGTTCACTACCTTCGGTAGTTGCTCAACAAACACTAATCTCAGTAAGCGAAGCTTTTAAATCCTTTAAAGAATTAAAAAACAAGTTCAACAAAGGTGAGTTACTTTTTAGACCTAAGCCTCCTAGTTACCTCGAAGGATCTAAACTTTTTAAAGTTGCGTTTCCCAATACTGGAGCGGGTAAGCCAACTCTTGAAAATAATCAAATTAGATTTCCTTTAGGGTTGACAGTAAAAAGATGGTTTGGAATATCTGAATTCTTTCTCCCGATGCCAATTAACTTAGATTTCTCAAAGATCAAAGAGTTGACTATATTCCCCAAAAATGGGGCTTTTTACCTGGAGTTGTCTTATTTGGTTGAGCCAGAGATAACTGACTTAAATATTAGTGAAGCCCTATCAATTGATTTGGGAACTGCCGATAATTTAGCAGCCTGTGTAGATACTTTAGGAAATTCTTTTTTAATTGACTCAAGAAAACTAAAAGCTGACAATCAACTCTGGAATAAAAAAGTCTCTACTAAAAAAGAAGGCAAGTCAAGTGACTACTGGGACAGTTGGTTAGATCGAGTTACCAGAAAACGAAACCATCAAATGAGAGATGGGATCAACAAAAGTGCAAGGTTGATTATTGACCACTGCCTCAAAAATAAAATAGGTAACTTAGTTCTAGGTTGGAACGATGGGTTTAAACTAAACTCCAATATGGGTAATTTGAACAATCAAAAATTTGTTCAAATGCCATTAGGTAAGTTGAAAGATCGACTTAATCAACTGTGTTGCCAATATGGGATAAACTTTCATCTGACAGAGGAGAGTTATACTTCAAAATCGAGTTTTTTAGATGGAGACTCCCTACCCAAGTACGGTGTTAGCGAAGCGGGGCGAAGCCCAAAACCCGAAGGGTGGAAAGCATCTGGGAGACGAATTTTGAGAGGACTTTACTTAACAGGTGAAAAGTTTTTAGTAAATGCTGATCTCAATGGATCAGCGAATATCTTAAAAAAAGTAACGGGAAAACTTAAACTTAATTTAAGTAAACTCACTAGACGGTGTTTGACCACCGTAACGAGAATTAGATTAAACTAA
- a CDS encoding glycosyltransferase family 39 protein: MRDKQWLLGLLIASLMLWLIGLGNLPLRDWDEGTYAIVAREIYRTGNWLYPTIQGDPFLLKPPLMQWLIAICYHIGGVQEFTTRFPGAFLTALGVPLLYLIGRLVFLENLPALFSALVYLTLLPVVRHGRLAMLDGMTISFFLLLLFCALKSREYKKYALGIGFCLGLITLTKGMLVLVLAGIAGLFIIANKQLAILKNPFLWIGMLLGNFPAVAWYFAQYQHYGDTFLQVHFQSQAFDRLGKAVEGNSGPIWYYLLELLKYGFPWLLFLPGGLYLCWKNRNTAWGCLTLIGTIIYFTIVSLMGTKLPWYIMPVYPFLALAIGANLSYIWQENKFKTKFLTGFFGFLVIVGLAGCVYFSTVDKQPLLIVMSIILAITMGITAWLIHQHNRKFIPVLFAGMYIVLGLLMNSKSWIWELNEKFPVVPVATLIKNNVPAGTKIYTSFPDSRPSLDFYCDCQVIPTSIADLQDRFSHQSYLLLDHDSLQKMNLKESKMIGEAKGFNLITTN, from the coding sequence ATGAGAGATAAACAATGGTTATTAGGGTTGTTAATTGCATCTTTAATGTTATGGTTGATAGGCTTGGGTAATTTACCTTTACGAGATTGGGATGAAGGAACTTATGCAATAGTTGCTAGAGAAATTTACCGAACTGGTAACTGGCTTTATCCTACTATACAAGGAGATCCTTTTTTATTAAAACCTCCTTTAATGCAATGGTTAATTGCTATTTGCTATCACATAGGAGGAGTGCAAGAATTTACTACCCGATTTCCGGGAGCATTTTTAACGGCTTTAGGAGTTCCTTTACTTTACTTAATCGGGCGTTTAGTTTTTTTAGAAAATTTACCAGCTTTATTTTCAGCTTTGGTTTATTTAACATTATTGCCTGTGGTGCGTCATGGGAGACTGGCAATGTTAGATGGGATGACTATTTCTTTTTTTCTATTATTATTATTTTGTGCATTAAAATCACGTGAGTATAAAAAATATGCTCTTGGTATTGGTTTTTGTCTGGGTTTAATTACGCTAACTAAGGGAATGTTAGTGTTAGTTTTAGCAGGAATAGCAGGTTTATTTATTATTGCTAATAAACAATTAGCTATATTGAAAAATCCATTTCTATGGATAGGAATGCTTTTGGGTAATTTCCCTGCTGTTGCTTGGTATTTTGCCCAATATCAACATTATGGAGATACTTTTTTGCAAGTGCATTTTCAATCTCAAGCTTTTGATAGACTGGGAAAAGCTGTGGAAGGGAATAGTGGTCCTATTTGGTATTATTTACTTGAGTTACTAAAATATGGCTTTCCCTGGTTGTTGTTTTTACCAGGTGGTTTATATTTATGTTGGAAAAATCGTAATACTGCTTGGGGTTGTTTAACTCTGATTGGGACAATTATTTATTTTACCATAGTTTCTTTAATGGGTACAAAATTACCCTGGTATATTATGCCAGTTTATCCATTTTTAGCTTTAGCAATTGGGGCTAATTTAAGCTATATTTGGCAAGAAAATAAGTTTAAAACCAAATTTCTGACAGGATTTTTTGGATTTTTGGTTATTGTTGGTTTAGCTGGTTGTGTTTATTTTAGTACCGTTGATAAACAGCCATTGTTAATTGTCATGAGTATTATTTTAGCAATAACTATGGGAATAACAGCATGGTTAATTCATCAGCATAACCGTAAATTTATCCCGGTTTTATTTGCGGGAATGTATATTGTTTTAGGACTATTAATGAATTCTAAATCTTGGATTTGGGAGTTAAATGAAAAATTCCCTGTTGTCCCAGTAGCAACATTAATTAAAAATAATGTTCCTGCGGGAACAAAAATTTATACTTCTTTTCCTGATAGTCGTCCTAGCTTAGATTTTTATTGTGATTGTCAGGTTATTCCTACATCTATTGCCGATTTACAAGATAGATTTTCTCATCAATCTTATTTGTTGCTGGATCATGATAGTTTGCAGAAAATGAATTTAAAAGAGAGTAAAATGATAGGAGAAGCTAAGGGTTTTAACTTGATTACCACTAATTAA
- a CDS encoding DUF2079 domain-containing protein — translation MVGISALILLTSSLLRHELFNSGGDLAFFDQCVYLISQGKQPISSILGFHVLADHAAGILYFLALLYKIHPSVYWLFTVQSTALALGSIPTYFLALQAGLKENQAIAIVAVYLLYPLIYNANLLEFHPDTIAVPALLTAVLAARTKKIIWFCVSVLVVLGCKAVLSLTVAAMGVWLLLFEKRRFYGAIAIISGIAWFLIANKIIIPFFGSEATLLTRHLYRYSYLGHSFSETLQIILFQPQIIFSHIFTLINLEYLFYLLVPVIWGLRPKSMTPLISAIPCLALNLLADHPSQKNLIWHYSLPIITFLILSLIASLAAGKAWIQQKKVIILWSLFWFLALGKFGFFAGKYLKNLDNWQATKEGISLIKTKDSVLTTDVITPHLTQRELIRFQYNINEVNNFHYILINVRNPGLVVSTADYNNLVNKLKTNSQFELKYQKDDVFLFEQK, via the coding sequence ATTGTTGGTATTAGTGCCTTAATATTATTAACATCTAGTCTTCTTAGACATGAGTTATTTAATTCAGGAGGAGATTTAGCATTTTTTGACCAATGTGTTTACTTAATTAGTCAAGGTAAACAACCAATCTCTTCTATACTTGGTTTTCATGTTTTAGCTGATCATGCTGCTGGGATTTTATACTTTTTGGCTTTATTGTACAAAATTCATCCTAGCGTTTATTGGCTATTTACAGTCCAATCAACTGCGTTAGCTTTAGGATCTATACCTACATATTTTTTAGCACTACAAGCAGGTTTAAAAGAAAATCAAGCAATAGCAATAGTAGCAGTATATCTACTCTATCCTCTGATATATAATGCTAACTTACTTGAATTTCATCCAGATACAATAGCTGTTCCTGCACTTTTGACAGCAGTTTTAGCTGCAAGAACAAAAAAAATAATTTGGTTTTGTGTAAGTGTTTTAGTAGTATTGGGATGTAAAGCTGTACTTTCATTAACAGTAGCAGCTATGGGGGTTTGGTTACTATTATTTGAAAAACGGCGTTTTTATGGTGCTATAGCTATTATTAGTGGGATAGCATGGTTTTTAATTGCTAATAAAATAATTATTCCTTTTTTTGGCAGCGAAGCAACATTACTAACTCGTCATCTTTATCGCTATAGCTATTTAGGTCACTCATTTTCTGAAACATTACAAATTATTCTGTTTCAACCACAAATTATTTTTAGCCATATTTTTACATTAATAAATTTAGAATATTTGTTTTATTTATTAGTGCCTGTAATATGGGGTTTAAGACCCAAATCCATGACACCTTTAATAAGTGCAATTCCTTGTTTAGCTTTAAATTTACTTGCTGATCATCCTTCCCAAAAAAACTTAATATGGCATTACTCTTTACCAATTATTACTTTTTTGATATTATCCTTAATTGCCAGTTTAGCAGCAGGTAAAGCTTGGATACAACAGAAAAAAGTAATTATTTTATGGTCTTTGTTTTGGTTTTTAGCATTAGGTAAATTTGGTTTTTTTGCGGGAAAATATCTTAAAAATTTAGATAATTGGCAAGCTACAAAAGAAGGAATATCTTTAATTAAAACCAAAGATAGCGTTCTAACTACAGATGTAATTACACCACATTTAACCCAGAGAGAGTTAATTAGATTTCAATATAATATTAATGAAGTTAACAATTTTCATTATATACTGATCAATGTTCGTAACCCTGGTTTGGTGGTAAGTACAGCAGATTATAATAATTTGGTCAATAAATTAAAAACAAATTCACAATTTGAATTAAAGTATCAGAAAGATGATGTATTTCTATTTGAACAAAAATAA
- a CDS encoding 1-deoxy-D-xylulose-5-phosphate reductoisomerase, with protein MKAITLLGSTGSIGTQTLDIVSEHPDKFRIVGLAAGRNVELFAAQIRQFRPQIAAISAAEKLPELKEAIKDLIPQPILLAGEAGVIEVARYGDAQTVVTGIVGCAGLLPTIAAIEAGKDIALANKETLIAGAPVVLPLVEKHGVKLLPADSEHSAIFQCLQGVPKDGLRKILLTASGGAFRDWPVEKLATVKVADALKHPNWSMGRKITVDSATLMNKGLEVIEAHYLFGVDYDNIEIVIHPQSIIHSLIELQDTSVLAQLGWPDMRLPLLYALSWPERIYTNWERLNLVKSGDLTFREPDHQKYPCMRLAYAAGRAGGSMPAVLNAANEQVVALFLDEKIHFLDIPKCIEFVCDLHQNDHTQNPSLDDILAADKWAREAIFTAMKKVATQPQIISVG; from the coding sequence GTGAAAGCTATTACTCTCCTCGGTTCTACTGGCTCAATTGGTACGCAAACCCTAGATATCGTCTCTGAACACCCCGATAAATTCCGCATCGTTGGATTAGCTGCTGGACGAAATGTAGAGCTATTCGCGGCGCAAATTCGCCAGTTTCGTCCCCAAATTGCCGCCATTTCTGCTGCTGAAAAATTACCAGAACTCAAAGAAGCCATCAAAGATTTAATTCCTCAACCCATTTTACTGGCTGGGGAAGCAGGAGTGATAGAAGTTGCTCGTTATGGCGATGCTCAAACCGTTGTTACTGGTATTGTTGGTTGTGCGGGGTTATTACCAACGATTGCAGCTATTGAAGCGGGCAAAGATATTGCTTTAGCCAACAAAGAAACTCTGATTGCGGGCGCTCCTGTGGTATTACCTTTGGTGGAAAAACACGGAGTGAAGCTATTACCAGCAGATTCCGAACATTCTGCTATTTTTCAATGTCTCCAAGGTGTTCCTAAAGATGGTTTAAGAAAGATATTACTAACCGCTTCCGGTGGTGCTTTCCGAGATTGGCCTGTGGAAAAATTAGCAACAGTAAAAGTTGCTGATGCTCTTAAACATCCTAACTGGTCAATGGGGCGAAAAATCACCGTTGATTCGGCAACTTTAATGAATAAAGGTTTAGAAGTAATTGAGGCTCATTATTTATTTGGGGTAGATTATGACAATATCGAAATTGTGATTCATCCTCAAAGTATTATTCACTCTTTAATAGAATTACAAGATACTTCTGTTTTAGCTCAACTGGGTTGGCCAGATATGCGTTTACCTTTGCTGTATGCTTTATCTTGGCCGGAGCGAATTTACACTAATTGGGAAAGATTGAATTTAGTAAAATCTGGTGATTTAACTTTCCGTGAACCAGATCATCAAAAATATCCTTGTATGCGTTTAGCTTATGCGGCTGGTAGGGCTGGTGGTTCTATGCCGGCGGTTTTAAATGCTGCAAATGAACAAGTTGTGGCATTATTTTTAGATGAGAAAATTCACTTTTTGGATATTCCTAAGTGTATTGAATTTGTGTGTGATTTACATCAAAATGATCACACACAAAATCCCTCTTTAGATGACATCTTAGCAGCGGATAAATGGGCTAGAGAAGCAATTTTCACAGCGATGAAAAAGGTAGCAACTCAACCGCAGATTATTTCTGTAGGGTAA
- a CDS encoding glycosyltransferase family 39 protein → MVKVQIAIASLRDAVITLLPKRSIFPPRITKFIWTRDFLFPASMWLLSRLWMGAVMLLIAPHLPALQNGVTPHLGWGIFDAWDSVHYRAIATEGYEFINDGKQHNLAFFPLFPVCIFIFMKLGFSFEIAGLIINNLAFLGTLYFLYAWVKKQCGINAAHWTIAVMAYCPMSLFTGVIYTEGLYLLLSTMALRAFDEKQYLWTAICGGMATATRPTGMVLIPAFFIAAWKQNKPLTAYIAGLLSATGLLIFSVYCELNFHDFLAFIAAQKGWRPSFGFDWEGWLNMFMQIPFGNNWHYGWVENDEGGIKDIWYPLFFGLIVIGSSCLLYWRKYFNPLVFYAGYIIVILSLIIANQDLINNLLNVSMILGSSYLLWYVRQQLTPVMVVYGFCGIGLLLASGGTISLSRLAYGIVPLNIAIGMWLSRYPRQAYLVLGLFITLLSKLAIGFAQELWVG, encoded by the coding sequence ATGGTAAAAGTGCAAATAGCGATCGCTTCCCTCCGAGACGCTGTAATTACCTTACTGCCAAAGCGGTCTATTTTCCCCCCCAGGATCACAAAATTTATCTGGACAAGGGATTTTCTGTTTCCTGCGTCTATGTGGCTTTTGAGTCGCTTATGGATGGGAGCAGTGATGTTGTTGATTGCTCCCCACCTACCAGCTTTACAAAATGGCGTTACGCCCCATCTTGGTTGGGGGATTTTTGATGCTTGGGATAGTGTCCATTATCGAGCGATCGCCACTGAAGGATATGAATTTATTAATGATGGTAAACAGCATAATTTAGCATTTTTCCCTCTGTTTCCTGTCTGCATTTTTATCTTCATGAAATTAGGTTTTTCCTTTGAAATAGCTGGATTAATTATCAATAATTTGGCATTTTTAGGAACACTTTATTTCTTATATGCTTGGGTAAAAAAACAATGTGGCATAAATGCAGCCCATTGGACAATTGCTGTGATGGCTTACTGTCCCATGTCTCTGTTCACAGGAGTAATTTACACAGAAGGTTTGTATTTATTATTGAGTACAATGGCGTTACGCGCCTTTGACGAAAAACAATATCTTTGGACAGCAATTTGCGGGGGAATGGCAACAGCAACACGTCCGACAGGAATGGTACTAATTCCTGCATTTTTTATAGCAGCTTGGAAACAAAATAAACCATTAACTGCCTACATTGCAGGTTTATTATCTGCTACAGGTTTGTTAATATTTAGTGTGTATTGTGAGCTGAATTTTCATGACTTTTTAGCCTTTATTGCTGCACAAAAAGGATGGCGGCCTTCCTTCGGTTTTGATTGGGAAGGGTGGTTAAATATGTTCATGCAAATTCCCTTTGGCAACAATTGGCATTATGGTTGGGTAGAGAATGATGAAGGTGGAATTAAAGATATTTGGTATCCGCTATTTTTTGGCTTAATTGTCATTGGTTCTTCATGTTTATTGTATTGGCGTAAATATTTCAATCCTCTAGTATTCTATGCTGGCTATATAATTGTGATATTATCATTAATAATTGCCAATCAAGACTTAATAAATAATTTGCTTAACGTATCTATGATATTAGGTAGTAGCTACCTTTTATGGTATGTCCGTCAGCAACTGACTCCAGTTATGGTAGTTTATGGTTTTTGTGGTATTGGATTACTTTTAGCTTCTGGTGGCACAATTTCTTTAAGTCGTCTTGCTTATGGAATTGTTCCTTTGAACATAGCTATAGGTATGTGGTTATCTCGCTATCCCCGTCAAGCTTATTTAGTTCTGGGTTTGTTTATCACCTTACTTAGTAAATTAGCCATAGGTTTTGCTCAAGAACTTTGGGTAGGATAG